One segment of Nostoc flagelliforme CCNUN1 DNA contains the following:
- a CDS encoding M16 family metallopeptidase, whose amino-acid sequence MTSTLRKLPRLNTPTLHQLPNGLTIIAEQMPVEAVNLNLWIKVGSAVESDAINGMAHFLEHMIFKGTERLTSGEFERRIEERGAVTNAATSQDYTHYYITTAPKDFAELAPLQIDVVSNASIPDDAFERERLVVLEEIRRSEDNPQRRTFRRAMETAFDKLPYRRPVLGPESVIAELKAQQMRDFHASWYQPQSITAVAVGNLPVEELIAIVAEGFTDAINRVSIHSPVQTPLITSLPTESPFTEIVRREFVDESLQQARLVMVWRVPGIVQLDGTYGLDVLAGILGHGRTSRLVRDLREERGLVSSISVSNMSNQLQGTFYISAKCAVENLAEVEDAIAQHIRTVQTELVTESEIARVRRRVANRFIFSNETPSDRTGLYGYYQSLVGDLEPAFNYPDHIQSQNATDLMQAAKEYLSPDAYGVVVVKP is encoded by the coding sequence ATGACTTCAACCCTGCGGAAACTTCCTCGTCTTAATACCCCAACCCTGCATCAGTTGCCCAATGGTTTGACAATCATAGCGGAGCAGATGCCAGTTGAAGCTGTAAACCTCAACTTATGGATTAAAGTTGGTTCAGCCGTAGAATCTGATGCCATTAACGGCATGGCTCACTTTTTAGAGCACATGATTTTTAAGGGAACAGAACGACTGACTAGCGGCGAGTTTGAACGTCGAATTGAAGAGCGGGGTGCTGTTACCAATGCCGCTACTAGCCAAGATTATACTCATTACTATATAACCACTGCCCCCAAAGATTTTGCCGAGCTTGCTCCACTACAAATAGATGTAGTATCAAATGCGAGTATTCCTGATGATGCTTTTGAACGGGAGCGATTAGTAGTTTTAGAAGAAATTAGGCGCTCAGAGGATAATCCTCAACGGCGGACATTTCGGCGGGCGATGGAGACAGCCTTTGATAAGCTACCTTATCGCCGTCCAGTATTGGGGCCTGAATCGGTGATTGCTGAACTGAAAGCCCAACAGATGCGGGATTTCCATGCTAGTTGGTATCAACCCCAGTCAATTACTGCTGTAGCTGTGGGCAATTTGCCTGTGGAAGAATTAATTGCAATCGTTGCTGAAGGATTTACAGACGCGATTAATCGCGTCTCTATCCACTCCCCAGTACAGACGCCATTAATCACGTCTCTGCCCACTGAATCACCATTTACAGAAATTGTCCGTCGAGAATTCGTAGATGAAAGTCTCCAGCAAGCAAGGCTAGTGATGGTTTGGCGGGTTCCAGGAATCGTTCAGTTAGATGGTACCTATGGACTGGATGTTTTAGCAGGAATTTTGGGACATGGACGGACATCAAGACTGGTGAGGGATTTACGAGAAGAACGGGGATTAGTTTCTTCAATTTCTGTGAGCAACATGAGCAATCAGCTGCAAGGGACATTTTATATTTCAGCTAAATGTGCAGTGGAAAATTTAGCAGAAGTAGAAGATGCGATCGCTCAACATATTCGCACAGTCCAAACCGAATTAGTCACAGAATCAGAAATTGCTCGTGTGCGGCGGCGAGTAGCGAACAGATTTATTTTTAGCAATGAAACACCAAGCGATCGCACTGGGTTGTATGGTTATTATCAGTCTTTGGTGGGAGATTTAGAACCCGCCTTCAATTACCCAGATCATATTCAGAGCCAAAATGCAACTGACTTAATGCAAGCAGCCAAAGAGTATCTTTCCCCAGATGCTTATGGTGTGGTTGTCGTCAAGCCGTAA
- a CDS encoding tellurite resistance TerB C-terminal domain-containing protein encodes MQSVMISNRFILGIVAFSVSFGLSLVPNWDFNKAFLTGLITAVTIYAAALFVDKRRRNYEIFILGSIRKRIKEMEGLKARVVREINQIEEHHNLLYAESQQLQNQVTESRNQRDSLHRELRTFAGQKKQLETEINTLQTEINNLQKNQTELNNAFSVLTAEKRRLESNCNVSRSEITHLQSQISELQQEKQEIESNLTLLGRLKPQLEEKLYELRIAIQELEVETTQKNQLLVAVKAERENIQAILNSSQTQLAEHKAELQQLQEQVSLLQEERDSLQNQVWELLQQIETFNPEHLSDNYKEDDNELFPFSEIMETTAIRSTSEAETSENLPEEWTKLLENIPVYELQVLKAIVEQDNPNAAIKKIAEANITMPNLLIDSINERANDTIGELIIDSNSQSPEVYPEYMKDVKKMIAMYEDLMARHPSSN; translated from the coding sequence ATGCAATCAGTAATGATCAGCAATCGATTTATACTAGGGATAGTTGCCTTTAGTGTGAGTTTCGGTCTTAGCCTCGTCCCAAACTGGGATTTTAATAAAGCCTTTCTCACAGGTTTAATTACTGCCGTTACTATCTATGCCGCAGCATTATTCGTAGATAAGCGGCGCAGAAATTATGAAATCTTTATTTTAGGTTCTATCCGCAAGCGAATTAAAGAAATGGAGGGATTGAAAGCTCGCGTTGTTAGAGAAATAAATCAAATCGAAGAACATCATAATTTATTATATGCAGAGTCACAACAACTGCAAAACCAAGTCACAGAAAGCCGGAACCAAAGGGATAGTTTACATAGGGAATTAAGAACATTTGCCGGACAAAAAAAACAGTTAGAAACAGAAATCAATACCCTGCAAACTGAAATTAATAACTTACAGAAAAATCAAACAGAATTGAATAATGCTTTTTCTGTCCTCACAGCAGAAAAGCGCCGTCTAGAGTCGAATTGTAATGTATCTCGTAGTGAAATCACCCATTTGCAAAGTCAAATTTCCGAACTCCAGCAAGAAAAACAAGAAATTGAAAGTAATTTAACTCTTTTAGGTAGACTCAAACCCCAATTAGAAGAAAAATTATACGAACTGCGAATTGCAATTCAAGAGCTAGAAGTTGAGACAACCCAAAAAAATCAATTACTAGTAGCGGTAAAAGCCGAAAGAGAAAATATCCAAGCTATCCTGAATTCTTCACAAACCCAACTCGCAGAACACAAAGCCGAATTACAGCAGTTGCAAGAGCAAGTTTCATTATTGCAAGAAGAACGAGATTCATTACAAAATCAAGTATGGGAATTACTCCAACAAATAGAAACATTCAATCCAGAACATTTGTCTGATAATTACAAAGAAGATGATAATGAATTGTTTCCTTTTTCTGAGATAATGGAAACTACAGCAATCAGAAGCACTTCGGAAGCTGAGACATCAGAAAATTTACCTGAAGAATGGACTAAACTTTTAGAAAATATCCCAGTATATGAACTACAAGTATTAAAAGCTATAGTCGAACAAGATAATCCTAATGCTGCTATTAAAAAAATTGCCGAAGCAAACATTACTATGCCAAATCTATTAATCGATTCTATAAATGAACGAGCAAATGATACTATTGGTGAATTAATAATTGATTCAAATTCCCAAAGCCCAGAAGTTTACCCTGAATATATGAAGGATGTCAAAAAAATGATTGCAATGTATGAAGACCTCATGGCTAGACATCCTTCATCAAATTAA
- a CDS encoding ATP-binding protein produces MAKLKISKKISTALINSLGAGVVPRVGVEYIAVGREKELKSLLQNLDDIAEGVAAFRFIIGNYGSGKSFLLQLIRNHAIELGFVVADADLSPERRLAGSSNEGVATYRELMSHLATKTRPDGGALVSILEGWINKIQQEVVKETEMRPNDDGFDDHVESKIREVVQYIEGLVHGFDFGSVIIAYWRGYRLDDDNLKNAAMRWLRGEFTTKVEAKVALGVRVIIDDDSWYDYIKLFAKFVSEIGYKGLLILVDEAVHLYQISTTVTREKNYNRLLAMFNDTMQCKAEHLGIVVGGTTKFLEDPKRGLFADQAWQRRTKESRFAAQANVQEHLGPVIRLNPLSEAEILTLLQRLAEIHALNFAYEQTLTNRELKEFVQEIINRLGAEALLTPGEIVRDFMSVLNILHQNPGIAFGELIHGSKFKPTAMGRDADEDEDGAVEFSL; encoded by the coding sequence ATGGCAAAGCTCAAAATCTCGAAAAAAATCTCCACTGCTTTAATCAATTCCCTTGGTGCGGGCGTAGTACCAAGAGTGGGAGTTGAATATATAGCAGTAGGGCGAGAAAAAGAACTAAAAAGCCTATTACAAAATCTCGATGATATTGCAGAAGGTGTAGCAGCATTTCGCTTCATAATTGGTAACTACGGTTCTGGCAAAAGTTTTTTATTGCAACTAATACGCAACCATGCTATAGAGCTAGGTTTTGTAGTAGCTGATGCTGATTTATCCCCTGAACGTCGATTAGCTGGAAGCAGCAATGAAGGTGTAGCTACTTATCGAGAATTAATGAGCCACCTAGCTACAAAAACTCGTCCTGATGGTGGTGCTTTAGTCTCGATTTTAGAAGGATGGATTAATAAAATTCAACAAGAAGTGGTTAAAGAAACTGAAATGCGTCCGAATGACGATGGTTTTGATGACCATGTTGAATCGAAAATTAGAGAAGTAGTTCAGTATATTGAAGGCTTAGTTCACGGTTTTGATTTTGGTAGTGTAATTATTGCTTATTGGCGTGGCTACCGATTGGATGATGATAATCTAAAAAATGCGGCAATGCGCTGGTTGCGGGGAGAATTTACTACTAAAGTTGAGGCGAAAGTAGCTTTAGGAGTGCGCGTTATTATTGATGATGATAGTTGGTATGACTATATTAAACTGTTTGCAAAATTTGTATCTGAAATTGGCTATAAAGGATTGTTAATTTTAGTTGATGAAGCCGTGCATTTATATCAAATATCTACTACGGTTACGCGCGAAAAGAATTATAATCGACTCCTGGCAATGTTTAACGATACCATGCAGTGCAAAGCAGAACATCTTGGTATTGTTGTTGGTGGAACAACTAAGTTTTTAGAAGACCCCAAACGGGGACTTTTTGCAGACCAAGCTTGGCAAAGACGTACAAAGGAAAGTCGTTTTGCTGCACAAGCTAATGTTCAAGAACACTTAGGGCCAGTGATTCGGTTGAATCCGTTGAGTGAAGCAGAAATACTGACGCTTTTGCAACGTTTAGCTGAGATTCATGCACTGAATTTCGCCTATGAACAGACTTTGACAAATCGTGAGTTGAAGGAGTTTGTGCAAGAAATTATTAATCGCTTGGGTGCAGAAGCATTACTGACACCAGGGGAAATTGTGCGAGATTTTATGAGTGTGCTGAATATTCTTCACCAAAATCCAGGAATTGCATTTGGTGAATTAATTCATGGTTCCAAATTTAAACCTACTGCTATGGGTAGGGATGCAGATGAGGATGAGGATGGCGCAGTGGAATTTAGTTTGTAA
- a CDS encoding TMEM14 family protein, with amino-acid sequence MNLSIIAAFAYGILAIVGGIIGYIQARSKVSLLSGSISGLLLILAALFQLQGQTWGSILAVIVTAVLVVVFTLRLVKTRKFIPAGLMTILGMLALGVMVSQMVALR; translated from the coding sequence ATGAATTTAAGTATAATTGCTGCTTTTGCCTACGGCATATTAGCGATTGTTGGTGGGATTATTGGCTACATTCAGGCTAGAAGTAAGGTTTCACTGTTAAGTGGTAGCATTAGCGGTTTATTACTAATACTTGCTGCTTTATTTCAACTCCAAGGGCAAACCTGGGGTTCGATTTTAGCAGTGATAGTTACTGCGGTTTTAGTAGTCGTGTTTACGTTGCGCCTAGTAAAAACACGCAAGTTTATCCCTGCGGGATTAATGACGATTTTGGGGATGTTGGCTTTGGGGGTGATGGTGAGTCAAATGGTGGCTTTAAGGTAG
- a CDS encoding fructosamine kinase family protein yields the protein MWTQIDTHISQVTGEKFQNQQRRSVGGGCINQGYAISNGEITYFVKQNLPSQAAMFEAEAMGLKEMLATASIRVPNPICWGVAENSSYIVMECLELGNGNSNSWEEMGRKLAAMHKASSSQGFGWKINNTIGSTPQINTWTADWTEFYIKHRLGYQFQLAKRKGGNFPSSEKLLAAIPELLAHQVQPSLVHGDLWGGNAGCTNSGEPVIFDPATYFGDREVDIAMTELFGGFPAAFYKGYNEVFPLDAGYEQRKTLYNLYHILNHFNLFGGGYASQANRMIDQILR from the coding sequence ATGTGGACTCAAATCGACACCCATATTAGCCAGGTGACTGGTGAAAAATTTCAGAATCAGCAACGGCGATCGGTTGGTGGCGGATGCATCAACCAAGGTTATGCTATCTCCAATGGTGAGATAACCTACTTCGTCAAGCAAAACCTTCCATCCCAAGCTGCGATGTTTGAGGCTGAGGCAATGGGTTTAAAGGAAATGCTAGCCACAGCAAGTATTCGCGTACCAAATCCTATTTGCTGGGGTGTAGCTGAGAATTCTAGCTACATCGTGATGGAATGCTTAGAACTTGGTAACGGTAACAGCAATTCGTGGGAAGAGATGGGGCGCAAGTTGGCGGCGATGCATAAAGCTAGCAGTAGCCAAGGTTTTGGTTGGAAAATTAACAATACCATTGGTTCCACGCCCCAAATCAATACTTGGACAGCAGACTGGACAGAATTTTATATTAAACATCGCCTGGGTTATCAATTTCAGTTGGCAAAGCGAAAGGGAGGAAATTTCCCCTCTTCAGAAAAACTACTAGCAGCAATCCCTGAACTATTGGCGCATCAGGTGCAACCTTCTTTAGTACATGGCGATTTATGGGGCGGAAATGCCGGGTGTACTAACTCAGGAGAACCCGTGATATTTGATCCTGCAACTTATTTTGGCGATCGCGAAGTTGATATTGCCATGACAGAATTATTTGGTGGATTCCCCGCAGCGTTTTACAAAGGTTATAACGAAGTCTTTCCCTTAGATGCAGGTTATGAGCAAAGAAAAACGCTCTATAACCTATATCACATTTTGAATCACTTCAATCTATTTGGCGGCGGTTATGCTTCCCAGGCGAACCGGATGATTGACCAAATTTTGCGCTAA
- a CDS encoding zinc metalloprotease HtpX: protein MTNQLKTAVLLAALSGLLIAISYWVIGGTSGLIIGIGLAAVTNLFSWYQSDKIALAVYQAQPVSQSEAPGLYRMVQRLSDRANISMPKVYIVPSQGANAFATGRDPEHAAVAVTEGILKILPEDELEGVIAHELTHIINRDTLTQAVAATVAGAISFLAQMVSYSLWFGGGSRDDNRGANPLGVLLTVMLAPLAATIIQLAISRTREFSADAGSARLTGNPRALARALQRLEASARQMPLNANPAYEPLLIINSISGQFMGNLFSSHPATEERVAALLKLEQQLPTTV from the coding sequence ATGACAAATCAATTGAAAACGGCTGTTTTGCTAGCTGCGTTAAGCGGTCTTTTAATCGCAATTAGTTACTGGGTAATTGGCGGTACTAGCGGCTTGATAATAGGGATAGGTTTAGCAGCAGTAACAAACCTGTTTTCCTGGTATCAATCAGATAAAATTGCCCTGGCAGTATACCAAGCCCAGCCTGTGAGTCAAAGCGAAGCACCAGGACTTTATCGGATGGTGCAGAGATTAAGCGATCGCGCTAACATCTCCATGCCCAAAGTTTACATTGTCCCAAGTCAAGGTGCAAACGCCTTCGCTACAGGGCGCGATCCAGAACACGCTGCTGTTGCTGTCACTGAAGGCATTTTGAAGATATTGCCAGAGGACGAACTCGAAGGCGTTATCGCCCACGAACTCACCCACATTATTAATCGTGACACCCTTACACAAGCTGTTGCTGCTACTGTTGCTGGTGCTATCTCATTCCTAGCGCAAATGGTTAGTTACAGCTTATGGTTTGGCGGTGGTTCACGAGACGACAACAGAGGTGCAAATCCTTTGGGAGTTTTATTAACAGTAATGCTTGCGCCATTGGCTGCAACGATTATTCAGCTAGCAATTTCGCGCACACGAGAATTCTCTGCTGATGCAGGTTCAGCTAGATTAACTGGTAATCCCCGCGCCTTAGCTAGGGCACTACAACGTTTAGAAGCCTCGGCAAGGCAGATGCCTTTAAATGCCAATCCAGCTTATGAGCCGTTATTAATTATCAATTCTATCTCTGGACAGTTTATGGGTAACTTGTTCTCTAGTCACCCTGCTACAGAGGAGCGAGTTGCAGCATTACTGAAACTAGAGCAACAATTGCCAACAACTGTTTAG
- a CDS encoding ATP-binding protein → MDNQAMPIASTSSYTKVQYLQRQAASLLLYQSVLQGEVGMAFLELLQAIRYTDADARGCLQAYGSYFHALAAKNQNWEDYLITQLLFSDNPFTKLAQVQEFEDLPPALLAAVRHDLQVLQSLYECSSASLSEWIQGVAHMPISPVVWYKEQELVGGETKFATYLQELDNWGDAVEELAAYYRQCGSGLFAEYRALRWQAGQFIGIRYSDPIKLSALVGYESQKDALLKNTEFLLSGEMALHVLLYGSRGSGKSSLVKSLLNEYSDVSGKGKAQGSLRLLEVAKSDLKDLPKIVEHLRGVSQKFIIFVDDLSFEEDDDAFKALKVVLEGNLTARSQNVVVYATSNRRHLIREFFVDRPTPKDNEEIHAWDTMQEKLSFSDRFGLTLTFEPADQKTYLKIVHHLAAQAEINITQEDLEFQALQWATRHNGRSGRTARQFVDFLKADLTLFHANNKTSNT, encoded by the coding sequence ATGGATAATCAAGCGATGCCAATAGCAAGTACTTCCTCATATACAAAGGTTCAATATCTCCAGCGCCAAGCAGCCTCACTTTTACTGTACCAGTCTGTTCTGCAAGGCGAAGTGGGGATGGCATTTCTGGAACTGTTGCAAGCTATACGTTACACTGATGCCGATGCCCGGGGTTGTCTCCAAGCCTACGGTAGTTACTTCCACGCTTTGGCTGCTAAAAATCAAAATTGGGAAGACTATTTAATTACTCAACTTCTCTTCTCTGATAATCCTTTTACAAAGCTGGCCCAAGTGCAAGAATTTGAGGATTTACCCCCGGCTTTATTAGCAGCAGTTCGGCATGATTTACAAGTATTGCAAAGTCTCTATGAATGTAGCAGCGCTTCTTTAAGTGAGTGGATACAAGGCGTAGCTCACATGCCGATTTCGCCAGTAGTGTGGTATAAAGAGCAAGAATTGGTAGGAGGAGAGACAAAGTTCGCTACATATCTACAAGAGTTAGATAATTGGGGTGATGCTGTAGAAGAGTTAGCGGCTTATTATCGGCAATGTGGCTCTGGTTTATTTGCAGAATATCGCGCTTTACGTTGGCAAGCTGGGCAATTTATCGGTATTCGGTATTCCGATCCGATTAAGCTGAGTGCGCTTGTAGGTTATGAATCTCAAAAAGATGCTTTGCTGAAAAATACAGAGTTTTTATTATCAGGAGAGATGGCACTGCATGTATTACTTTACGGTAGTCGAGGTTCTGGTAAATCTTCTTTAGTAAAATCTTTGTTAAATGAATATAGCGATGTCTCCGGCAAGGGCAAAGCCCAAGGCAGCCTCCGCTTATTGGAAGTGGCAAAATCTGATTTAAAAGACTTACCAAAAATTGTGGAACATTTACGAGGAGTGTCACAAAAGTTTATCATCTTTGTTGATGATCTTTCCTTTGAAGAAGATGATGATGCCTTTAAAGCGCTCAAGGTAGTTTTAGAAGGTAATTTAACCGCGCGATCGCAAAATGTAGTTGTGTATGCTACTTCCAATCGCCGCCACCTGATTCGGGAGTTTTTTGTGGATAGACCTACACCCAAGGATAACGAGGAAATCCATGCTTGGGATACGATGCAGGAGAAGCTTTCGTTTAGCGATCGCTTTGGTTTAACCTTGACCTTTGAACCAGCCGATCAAAAAACTTATTTAAAAATTGTACACCATCTAGCGGCACAAGCTGAAATTAATATTACCCAAGAAGATTTAGAATTTCAAGCATTACAATGGGCAACTCGCCACAACGGCCGTTCTGGACGCACAGCACGGCAGTTTGTGGATTTTTTAAAAGCAGATTTAACGCTTTTTCATGCAAATAACAAAACATCCAACACCTAG
- a CDS encoding Uma2 family endonuclease: protein MTSAIPVFKPVSQMQLAPGSTVTIPDVSWEEFESILQELGEKRTTRIAYSQGTLEIMAPLPEHEIPKDLISDIVKILLKAKDIRYQPFGSTTFKRQGLAGVEPDACFYIQNYQQMIGHRRLQADDPPPDLAIETDVTSKTTLDAYEAIGVPELWVYDSGNLSIYLLRDGKYIKSNTSPNFEDIAITQIIPAAVERSWQVGSFQALEELEGMI, encoded by the coding sequence ATGACTTCTGCTATCCCCGTTTTTAAACCTGTTAGCCAGATGCAGTTAGCACCTGGTAGCACAGTGACAATTCCAGATGTTAGCTGGGAAGAATTTGAATCTATTTTACAAGAATTGGGAGAAAAAAGAACTACACGAATTGCCTACAGCCAGGGTACTTTAGAAATTATGGCTCCTTTACCAGAACATGAAATACCCAAAGATTTAATTTCTGATATTGTCAAAATATTGCTGAAGGCTAAAGATATTAGATACCAACCTTTTGGTTCTACTACCTTTAAACGGCAAGGTTTAGCAGGAGTTGAACCTGATGCTTGCTTTTATATTCAGAATTATCAACAAATGATTGGTCATCGCCGCTTGCAAGCTGATGATCCGCCGCCAGATTTAGCGATTGAGACGGATGTCACATCAAAAACTACTCTTGATGCTTATGAAGCCATTGGAGTCCCAGAATTATGGGTTTACGACAGTGGAAACCTTTCTATTTATTTGTTGAGAGATGGGAAATACATAAAATCTAATACCAGTCCTAATTTTGAGGATATAGCTATTACTCAGATTATCCCTGCTGCCGTGGAACGTAGTTGGCAAGTAGGAAGTTTTCAAGCTTTGGAAGAATTGGAAGGAATGATTTAG